From one Triticum urartu cultivar G1812 chromosome 3, Tu2.1, whole genome shotgun sequence genomic stretch:
- the LOC125543512 gene encoding GDSL esterase/lipase At4g10955-like encodes MHRHSAQEAQAMGSNGGGAAAKPPAWEFHATGPRNLSSPGRSAWKNPNYRRIAISCLVQAAYVLEFDRQENRTGETAIAPNWWKPFKYKLVRLLIDSRDGSIYGALLEWDQVAALSDWIMRRPDGAPKAVLALRGTVLKQSTVARDLEDDLRYFAQESLRGSVRFAGTLEVLKSAIDKHGSNNVCVAGHSLGAGYAMQVGKTLAKDGVFVECHLFNPPSVSLGLGLRKLQDKVDKVLKRYISGSSSNAVESSHPGQEETVSEIGEENLIKEVKRWVPNLYINNSDYICCFYVDRSGVPTVTAEKRGDGHPEARAKVFVIAKGPQKFLKAHGLQQWWMDDSELHLAVNESKLMYKHLKSLYVKET; translated from the exons ATGCACCGCCACTCCGCCCAAGAGGCACAGGCGATGGGCAGCAACGGAGGCGGCGCCGCCGCCAAGCCGCCGGCGTGGGAGTTCCACGCCACGGGGCCTCGCAACCTCTCCAGCCCCGGCCGCTCTGCCTG GAAAAATCCCAACTACAGAAGAATTGCAATATCATGTTTAGTGCAGGCCGCGTATGTACTGGAGTTTGACAGGCAAGAGAACAGAACTGGTGAAACTGCCATTGCTCCTAACTGGTGGAAGCCATTTAAGTACAAGCTGGTGCGCCTTCTAATTGATTCCAGAGACGGATCCATATATGGGGCACTTCTAGAATGGGACCAGGTTGCTGCACTATCAGACTGGATAATGCGGAGACCTGATGGCGCTCCAAAGGCTGTCCTGGCACTGAGGGGAACTGTCCTGAAGCAGTCGACCGTTGCGAGAGACTTGGAGGATGACCTCAGGTACTTTGCCCAGGAGAGCTTGAGGGGTTCTGTCAGGTTCGCTGGAACACTGGAGGTTCTCAAGTCGGCAATCGATAAGCATGGAAGCAACAATGTGTGCGTTGCAGGGCATTCCCTAGGGGCAGGATATGCTATGCAGGTTGGTAAGACTTTGGCGAAGGACGGAGTCTTCGTAGAATGCCATTTGTTTAACCCACCATCAGTGTCACTCGGCCTGGGCCTGAGGAAGCTTCAGGATAAAGTCGACAAGGTCTTGAAGCGATACATCAGCGGCAGCTCTTCGAATGCCGTTGAAAGTTCTCACCCGGGACAGGAGGAAACTGTTTCTGAAATTGGAGAAGAAAATCTGATCAAGGAGGTGAAGAGATGGGTGCCGAACCTGTACATCAACAACAGCGACTACATTTGCTGCTTCTATGTTGACCGTAGTGGCGTACCAACTGTTACTGCCGAGAAGCGCGGCGATGGTCACCCCGAGGCGCGTGCCAAGGTTTTTGTGATTGCGAAAGGGCCACAGAAGTTTCTAAAAGCTCATGGGCTGCAGCAATGGTGGATGGATGATTCCGAGCTCCATCTGGCTGTGAATGAGAGCAAGCTCATGTATAAGCACCTCAAGTCCCTGTATGTGAAAGAAACGTAG
- the LOC125543514 gene encoding 60S ribosomal protein L18a-like protein: MSGDEVAKAKAAAAAGGGVGEYGTFHGPPSYPPPRPPVGYPQPAPPPGLHGQREPNSRHRGGYQAGNAQDYEAGARGHRHDRLPCCGIGMGWFLFILGFFLGAIPWYVGAFLLWCSRVDYREKPGYVACTIAAVLATIAVIIGATAGAHVY; encoded by the exons ATGAGCGGGGACGAGGTTGCGAAGgccaaggctgccgccgcggCCGGCGGCGGCGTAGGGGAGTACGGGACGTTCCACGGTCCGCCCAGCTACCCGCCCCCGCGCCCGCCCGTCGGGTACCCGCagcccgccccgccgcccggcctCCACGGCCAGCGAGAGCCCAACTCGCGCCACCGCGGCGGGTACCAGGCCGGGAACG CTCAAGATTACGAAGCTGGTGCCCGTGGACATAGACATGACCGCCTTCCATGCTGCGGTATTGGTATGGGCTGGTTTCT ATTCATACTCGGTTTCTTTCTTGGTGCCATCCCCTGGTATGTCGGAGCATTTCTGTTGTGGTGTTCCAGAGTGGATTACAGGGAGAAACCAGGATATGTGGCATGCACAATAGCG GCTGTCCTTGCTACAATTGCCGTCATCATCGGGGCAACTGCTGGAGCTCACGTTTATTGA